One window of Haemorhous mexicanus isolate bHaeMex1 chromosome 16, bHaeMex1.pri, whole genome shotgun sequence genomic DNA carries:
- the LOC132334562 gene encoding olfactory receptor 14J1-like, producing the protein MSNSSSISHFLLLALADTRQLQLLHFCLLLGISLAALLGNGLIISAVACGHHLHTPMFFFLLNLALSDLGSICTTVPKAMHNSLWDTRTISYSGCAAQVFFFSFFMSADFALLTVMCYDRYVSICKPLHYGTLLGSRACAHMAAAAWASAFLNALLHTANTFSLPLCQGNALGQFFCEIPHILKLSCSHSKLRELGLIVLSALLYFSCFVFIVFSYVQIFRAVLRIPSEQGRHKAFSTCLPHLAVVSLFLSTIMFAHLKPPSVSSPSLDLSVSVLYSVVPPALNPLIYSLRNQELKAAVWRLMSGQFQKH; encoded by the coding sequence agctccatcagccacttcctcctgctggcattggcagacacgcggcagctgcagctcctgcacttctgcctcttgctgggcatctccctggctgccctcctgggcaacggcctcatcatcagcgccgtagcctgcggccaccacctgcacacgcccatgttcttcttcctgctcaacctggccctcagcgacctgggctccatctgcaccactgtccccaaagccatgcacaattccctctgggacaccaggaccatctcctactcaggatgtgctgcacaggtgtttttcttttcctttttcatgtcAGCAGATTTTGCACTTCTCACTGtcatgtgctacgaccgctatgtgtccatctgcaaacccctgcactacgggaccctcctgggcagcagagcttgtgcccacatggcagcagctgcctgggccagtgcctttctcaatgctctgctgcacacagccaatacattttccctgcccctgtgccagggcaatgccctgggccagttcttctgtgaaatcccacacatcctcaagctctcctgctcacactccAAACTCAGGGAACTTGGGCTCATTGTGCTTAGTGCTCTTCTATATTTtagttgttttgtgttcattgttttctcctatgtgcagatcttcagggctgtgctgaggatcccctctgagcagggacggcacaaagccttttccacctgcctccctcacctggccgtggtctccctgttcctcagcactaTCATGTTTGCTCACCTGAAGCCCCCCTCcgtctcctccccatccctggatctgtcagtgtcagttctgtactcggtggtgcctccagccctgaaccccctcatctacagcctgaggaaccaggagctcaaggctgcagtgtggagactGATGAGTGGACAATTTCAGAAACACTAA